One genomic segment of Natrialbaceae archaeon AArc-T1-2 includes these proteins:
- a CDS encoding DUF6293 family protein → MQTHMVPVGFDYDRLIAPLVRDQIDVDRVILLEGAVGSEANVEYSRHLSQKLETDFQNLLGATTERFVLGDVYDYDDAFEQAYDLINAELDRGNEVWVNVAAMPRTVSFAFANAAHSLMVERQDDREKIHTYYTAPEKYLETELAEELREEASLLEDLLENAADGAVAGVDVERVERRLESARELLAEFDERGTTIGAKEIDGDHIVELPVASFSNVKPFEELILYKLGEDGEFDSVSELAEALANELNEEYTDSFRSKVIYNVDRLGPGGKGYIEREEHGKSYRTRLSRIGELWVRAHSDTALEE, encoded by the coding sequence ATGCAAACCCACATGGTTCCGGTCGGGTTCGACTACGACCGGCTGATCGCGCCGCTTGTGCGCGATCAGATCGACGTCGATCGCGTCATCTTACTCGAGGGCGCGGTCGGCAGCGAGGCAAACGTCGAGTACTCTCGTCATCTCTCCCAGAAACTCGAGACCGACTTCCAGAATCTGCTGGGGGCGACGACCGAGCGGTTCGTCCTCGGAGACGTCTACGACTACGACGACGCGTTCGAGCAGGCCTACGACCTGATCAACGCCGAACTCGACCGGGGCAACGAGGTCTGGGTCAACGTCGCTGCGATGCCCCGGACTGTCAGTTTCGCGTTCGCGAACGCGGCCCACTCGCTGATGGTCGAACGTCAGGACGATCGCGAGAAGATCCACACCTACTACACGGCTCCCGAGAAGTACCTCGAGACGGAGCTGGCCGAAGAACTTAGAGAGGAGGCGTCGTTGCTCGAGGACCTGCTCGAAAACGCCGCGGATGGGGCGGTCGCAGGCGTCGACGTAGAGCGGGTCGAGCGACGACTCGAGAGCGCCCGCGAACTGCTTGCGGAGTTCGACGAGCGCGGAACGACCATCGGCGCGAAAGAGATCGATGGTGATCACATCGTCGAGTTGCCCGTGGCGTCGTTCTCGAACGTCAAACCGTTCGAGGAGCTCATCCTCTACAAGCTGGGCGAAGACGGTGAGTTCGACTCCGTCTCAGAGCTCGCGGAAGCGCTCGCAAACGAGCTCAACGAGGAGTACACCGACAGCTTCCGCTCGAAGGTCATCTACAACGTCGACCGACTGGGGCCGGGCGGGAAAGGCTACATCGAACGCGAAGAACACGGCAAGTCCTACCGGACGCGGCTCTCCCGGATCGGCGAACTGTGGGTGCGAGCACACTCCGATACTGCTCTCGAGGAGTGA
- a CDS encoding AAA family ATPase, which yields MDAPLWTETHAPALEELPQDDARSYLERAVDEPINLVLQGPPGSGKTAAARALAREAHDDPDNDLIEINVADFFGRSKTEIKNDPRFAHFLVGKSDLSKRDMINHVLTESASYAPVSGEYKTILLDNAEDVREDFQQALRRIMEKHHRTTQFVVATRQPTKLIPPIRSRCFPVPMRAPTSGELVGVLERIAEAEDVAYDADGLEFVAGYADGNVREAVLAAQTTAVEEGEITMSAAYETLGAVGFDEEIESMLEAAETGDFTDARKTLDDLLVEEGLDGEEVLEEILAVARSRYQGEKLAQVQRLAADIEFDLQGGTSDRLHVSHLLAELGREA from the coding sequence ATGGACGCGCCGCTGTGGACCGAGACGCACGCACCCGCCCTCGAGGAGCTCCCCCAGGACGACGCCCGCAGCTACCTCGAGCGGGCGGTCGACGAGCCGATCAACCTCGTCCTGCAGGGACCGCCGGGAAGCGGCAAAACGGCAGCAGCGCGTGCGCTGGCTCGCGAGGCACACGACGATCCGGACAACGATCTGATCGAGATCAACGTCGCGGACTTCTTCGGCCGGAGCAAAACCGAGATCAAAAACGATCCCCGGTTCGCACACTTTCTCGTCGGCAAATCCGACCTCTCGAAGCGGGACATGATAAACCACGTCCTCACGGAGTCGGCGAGCTACGCCCCCGTCTCCGGCGAGTACAAGACGATCCTGCTCGACAACGCCGAAGACGTCCGCGAAGACTTCCAGCAGGCCCTGCGCCGAATCATGGAGAAACACCATCGAACGACACAGTTCGTCGTCGCCACGCGCCAGCCCACCAAACTCATCCCGCCGATCCGATCGCGGTGTTTCCCCGTCCCGATGCGAGCACCGACGAGCGGGGAACTCGTGGGCGTCCTCGAGCGAATCGCAGAGGCCGAGGACGTCGCCTACGACGCCGACGGCCTCGAGTTCGTCGCGGGCTATGCCGACGGTAACGTCCGCGAGGCAGTCCTCGCCGCCCAGACGACCGCCGTCGAGGAAGGCGAAATCACCATGAGCGCGGCCTACGAGACCCTCGGCGCGGTCGGATTCGACGAGGAGATCGAATCGATGCTCGAGGCCGCCGAGACCGGCGACTTCACCGACGCCCGAAAGACGCTCGACGATCTGCTGGTCGAGGAAGGGCTCGACGGCGAGGAGGTACTCGAAGAGATTCTCGCGGTTGCACGCTCTCGTTACCAGGGAGAGAAACTGGCCCAGGTGCAGCGTCTCGCCGCCGATATCGAGTTCGACCTCCAGGGGGGGACCAGCGACCGCCTCCACGTCTCGCATCTGCTCGCCGAGCTGGGTCGTGAAGCCTGA
- a CDS encoding MFS transporter, giving the protein MALSDNDRSIAAFTVVAHALVHWFELAVPILLVVWLAEFEVSMTLVGVVVALGYAPFGLGAVPAGLLVDRYRTKRLVVFCLAAMSLAFASLAVAPSIYTIAASLLIWGVAASIYHPAGLALISTGVEDRGTVFAWHGIAGNAGIALGPFVTATLLLFFEWRLVIVLLALPGVVATVYGLRARFDPTAALEDTVAADAARTNSPTAVVANSRSLFASSFLLVFLVVTLVGLFYRGTLTYLPEILHGLSTMADVSSPIDLEELSLGDYVYVWVLVAGMAGQYAGGKLTDHVPVPRGLVVIFVVLAALALVFVPVAGLGIVAIVLFCGVLGFALFAIEPFYQEAVAVYTPADTRGLSYGYTYLGMFGLGAASISAGGVLLEAFTLGVFFASLSAVAVVGAAVASLLVLNVGSHSSVSSSSPVSSDDD; this is encoded by the coding sequence ATGGCACTTTCCGACAACGACAGATCGATCGCCGCGTTCACGGTGGTCGCTCACGCCCTCGTTCACTGGTTCGAACTGGCAGTTCCGATCCTGCTCGTCGTCTGGCTCGCCGAGTTCGAGGTGTCGATGACACTCGTTGGTGTCGTCGTCGCACTCGGGTACGCCCCGTTCGGGCTCGGCGCCGTACCTGCCGGCCTCCTCGTCGATCGGTACCGGACGAAACGGCTCGTCGTGTTCTGCTTGGCCGCTATGAGCCTCGCGTTCGCCAGCCTTGCGGTTGCACCATCGATCTATACGATCGCGGCCAGTCTGTTGATCTGGGGAGTGGCCGCGAGCATCTACCATCCGGCGGGGCTGGCGCTCATCAGCACCGGCGTCGAGGACCGCGGCACGGTCTTCGCCTGGCACGGCATCGCCGGCAACGCCGGAATCGCACTGGGTCCGTTCGTCACCGCGACCCTGCTACTGTTTTTCGAGTGGCGGCTCGTCATCGTTTTGCTCGCGCTACCCGGCGTCGTCGCGACCGTCTACGGCCTCCGTGCCCGGTTTGACCCGACCGCAGCCCTCGAGGACACCGTCGCCGCCGACGCTGCTAGAACGAACTCTCCCACTGCGGTCGTCGCAAACTCCCGGTCGCTGTTCGCCAGTTCGTTCCTGCTCGTGTTTCTCGTCGTCACGCTCGTCGGACTCTTCTATCGCGGCACGCTCACGTACTTGCCCGAAATTCTCCACGGGCTCTCGACGATGGCGGACGTCTCCTCGCCGATCGACCTCGAGGAACTCTCGCTCGGGGACTACGTCTACGTCTGGGTGCTCGTCGCGGGGATGGCGGGTCAGTACGCCGGCGGGAAGTTGACCGATCACGTTCCCGTCCCGCGGGGACTCGTCGTCATCTTCGTCGTACTGGCCGCCCTCGCGCTCGTGTTCGTTCCGGTGGCCGGACTGGGGATCGTCGCGATCGTGCTGTTTTGTGGCGTGCTCGGGTTCGCGCTGTTTGCGATCGAGCCGTTCTATCAGGAGGCCGTCGCCGTCTACACGCCGGCTGACACTCGCGGACTCTCGTACGGCTACACCTACCTGGGCATGTTCGGACTCGGGGCCGCGAGTATCTCCGCGGGCGGCGTTCTGCTCGAGGCGTTCACGCTCGGGGTCTTTTTCGCGTCGCTGTCCGCGGTCGCCGTCGTCGGTGCCGCCGTTGCGTCGTTGCTGGTACTCAACGTCGGGTCTCACTCGAGTGTGTCCTCGTCTTCGCCAGTCAGCTCTGACGACGACTGA
- a CDS encoding MgtC/SapB family protein codes for MDVADPVALFVALGIGALIGLEREQSESAGSFAGVRTFPLVALLGGVVQLFFPDLLGVVLALYLVLVAIGYASKVVLEGDIGMSTAVAAVLTFVYGAMATHSGDGLVLSVVFGTVTAALLAIKEPAHAFADRIGRDDLRDALTFLILALVVLPLLPDEELDVLLGLNPRFVWLMVVFVSGLSFLGYVLTKVLGPEKGIGLTGLFGGFVSSTATVMAMAEQARHNPELTPVASVAAAIASITMFPRALILVAVVNPSLALSLAVPLLAMTAVGVVLAAFVIRRLRADGTPTVDLENPFRLGPALAFGAFFAVILVLLETLNPIFGEAGVYGTAIVSGLADVNAITLSLGRLALEDEISRSVAETGVVLAVVINSIVKMGIARIGGSAEMGRLVMGVLGTSALVGVVIVVLR; via the coding sequence ATGGACGTCGCCGACCCGGTCGCGCTCTTCGTCGCTCTCGGTATCGGGGCCCTCATCGGACTCGAACGCGAACAGAGCGAGTCTGCGGGAAGCTTCGCCGGCGTCCGGACGTTTCCGTTGGTCGCGTTACTCGGCGGGGTCGTACAGCTGTTTTTCCCCGACCTGCTCGGGGTCGTCCTGGCGCTGTATCTCGTACTCGTCGCCATCGGGTACGCGAGCAAGGTCGTCCTCGAGGGCGACATCGGGATGAGCACGGCCGTCGCAGCGGTACTTACGTTCGTCTACGGAGCGATGGCGACTCACTCCGGTGACGGGCTCGTCCTCTCGGTCGTCTTCGGGACGGTGACCGCGGCCCTGCTCGCGATCAAAGAACCCGCCCACGCGTTCGCAGACCGTATCGGCCGGGACGACCTCCGGGACGCACTGACCTTTCTCATCCTCGCGCTCGTCGTGTTGCCGTTGCTCCCCGACGAGGAACTCGACGTCTTGCTCGGACTCAACCCGCGGTTCGTCTGGCTGATGGTCGTGTTCGTCTCCGGGCTGAGCTTTCTCGGCTACGTGCTGACGAAGGTTCTCGGTCCGGAGAAGGGAATCGGCCTGACGGGACTGTTCGGCGGGTTCGTCTCCTCGACGGCGACCGTGATGGCGATGGCCGAACAGGCACGGCACAACCCCGAACTGACCCCGGTCGCTTCCGTCGCCGCCGCGATCGCCTCCATTACCATGTTCCCACGAGCGCTGATCCTCGTCGCCGTCGTCAACCCGTCGCTCGCGCTCTCGCTTGCCGTCCCGTTGCTCGCGATGACGGCCGTCGGTGTGGTGCTTGCCGCGTTCGTGATCCGGCGACTCCGGGCCGACGGGACGCCGACCGTCGACCTCGAGAACCCGTTCCGGCTCGGACCGGCACTCGCGTTCGGCGCCTTCTTCGCCGTTATCCTGGTGTTGCTCGAGACGCTGAATCCGATCTTCGGCGAGGCCGGCGTCTACGGGACGGCGATCGTCTCCGGGCTCGCCGACGTCAACGCGATCACGCTGTCGCTGGGGCGGCTCGCACTCGAGGATGAGATCTCCCGATCGGTCGCCGAGACCGGCGTCGTCCTCGCAGTCGTGATCAACTCGATCGTCAAGATGGGAATCGCCCGGATCGGCGGCTCCGCGGAGATGGGACGGCTCGTGATGGGCGTACTCGGGACGAGCGCACTCGTCGGAGTCGTAATCGTCGTCCTGCGTTGA
- a CDS encoding DNA methyltransferase, producing MAEDGDGHRQSRLFTDEDGTFDADRARDESLPVEDGEVVDTDELAEYQRYLEGRGIYDERNRVNDLTGREWKYATKSVVDDPYPPDLQHDRRSEHGGQKPPRLCAELIGRFSAAGDTVLDPFAGVGGTLLGASLCEHEGTGLREAIGFERTKRWVEIYDEVLERENAERRDRGEPPLAAQELRHGDCADMIEDVPEDSIDLLLTDVPYWNMDELEQTRNENATRESKLGAFDTDPVGADDTTTKADWLADMAAKFDRFVRTVKPEGYVVVFIGDMYRGGSYEFLSADLARAITDAASVTLKANLIWYDPTKDLHVYGYPFSYVPSMVHQNVLVFRVDDA from the coding sequence ATGGCCGAGGACGGAGACGGGCACCGGCAGAGTCGCCTCTTCACGGACGAGGACGGCACGTTCGACGCCGACCGCGCTCGCGACGAGTCGCTCCCGGTCGAGGACGGCGAGGTGGTAGACACGGACGAGCTCGCCGAGTACCAGCGCTATCTCGAGGGACGGGGGATCTACGACGAGCGCAACCGGGTCAACGACCTCACCGGCCGGGAGTGGAAATACGCCACGAAGTCGGTGGTCGACGACCCGTATCCGCCAGACCTCCAGCACGACCGACGCAGCGAACACGGCGGTCAGAAGCCGCCGCGGCTCTGTGCGGAGCTGATCGGTCGGTTCAGCGCGGCCGGCGATACGGTGCTCGATCCCTTCGCCGGCGTCGGTGGGACGCTTCTGGGAGCGAGTCTCTGTGAACACGAGGGCACCGGCCTTCGGGAGGCGATCGGCTTCGAGCGAACGAAGCGGTGGGTAGAGATCTACGACGAGGTTCTCGAGCGCGAAAACGCCGAGCGCCGTGACCGGGGCGAGCCCCCGCTCGCCGCCCAGGAACTACGCCACGGCGACTGCGCCGACATGATCGAGGACGTTCCCGAGGACTCGATCGACCTCCTGTTGACCGACGTCCCCTACTGGAACATGGACGAACTCGAGCAAACCCGAAACGAGAACGCGACCCGGGAGAGCAAGCTGGGGGCGTTCGATACCGATCCGGTGGGAGCCGACGACACGACGACGAAAGCCGACTGGCTCGCGGACATGGCCGCGAAGTTCGATCGGTTCGTTCGGACGGTCAAACCCGAGGGATACGTCGTGGTCTTCATCGGCGACATGTACCGGGGCGGCTCCTACGAGTTTCTCTCGGCGGACCTCGCCCGAGCGATCACAGACGCCGCGTCAGTGACACTCAAGGCGAACCTGATCTGGTACGATCCGACGAAAGACCTCCACGTCTACGGCTATCCGTTCTCGTACGTTCCGTCGATGGTCCACCAGAACGTGCTCGTCTTTCGCGTCGACGACGCCTGA